Proteins from a single region of Pseudodesulfovibrio portus:
- the tgt gene encoding tRNA guanosine(34) transglycosylase Tgt — translation MTRPGDFTVHTTDGQARRATLTTAHGDIQTPIFMPVGTQGTVKSLTPLDLEEMDAQIILGNTYHLYLRPGDDLVARRGGLHKFANWKRPILTDSGGFQVFSLEGIRKLSEEGVEFRSYIDGSKHFFSPEKAIDIQKNLGSDIMMVLDECVGYGNDRKYTEKSLEMTTRWAKRCRDHYPRGSGDQLMFGIVQGGFHKDLRERSLEQLREIDFEGFAIGGLSVGESTEEMYDILHHITPLMPGEKPRYLMGVGTPLDILEGVSAGVDMFDCVLPSRNARNGTLFTSQGKVNIKRAEFAEDDSPLDPECDCYTCRNFTKAYLRHLYQAKELLSYRLNTYHNLYFYLNLMKQVRASIEDGTFADLKARYEAAYFVG, via the coding sequence ATGACCCGACCCGGCGACTTCACCGTTCACACCACCGACGGCCAGGCGCGGCGCGCCACATTGACCACGGCCCACGGCGACATCCAGACGCCCATCTTCATGCCGGTCGGCACCCAGGGCACGGTCAAAAGCCTCACCCCGCTGGATTTGGAAGAAATGGACGCCCAGATCATCCTGGGCAACACCTATCACCTCTACCTGCGCCCCGGCGACGATCTGGTGGCCCGGCGCGGTGGACTGCACAAGTTCGCGAACTGGAAGCGGCCCATCCTGACCGATTCCGGCGGATTCCAGGTCTTCAGCCTGGAAGGCATCCGCAAACTCAGCGAGGAAGGCGTGGAGTTCCGCTCCTACATCGACGGCTCCAAGCATTTCTTCTCGCCGGAAAAGGCCATCGACATCCAGAAGAACCTGGGCTCGGACATCATGATGGTGCTCGACGAATGCGTGGGTTACGGCAACGACCGCAAATATACGGAAAAATCCCTGGAGATGACCACCCGCTGGGCCAAACGGTGCCGCGACCACTACCCCAGGGGTTCCGGCGACCAGCTCATGTTCGGCATCGTCCAGGGCGGGTTCCACAAGGACCTGCGCGAACGGAGCCTGGAGCAGTTGCGGGAAATCGACTTCGAGGGATTCGCCATCGGCGGATTGTCCGTGGGCGAATCCACCGAGGAGATGTACGACATCCTCCATCACATCACCCCGCTCATGCCGGGAGAAAAGCCGCGTTACCTCATGGGTGTGGGCACGCCGCTGGACATCCTGGAAGGCGTTTCCGCAGGCGTGGACATGTTCGACTGCGTGCTGCCTTCGCGCAACGCGCGAAACGGCACCCTGTTCACCTCCCAGGGCAAGGTGAACATCAAGCGCGCCGAGTTTGCCGAAGACGACTCGCCCCTCGATCCCGAGTGCGACTGCTATACCTGCCGCAATTTCACCAAGGCGTACCTGCGCCACCTGTACCAGGCCAAGGAGCTGCTCTCATACAGGCTGAACACCTACCACAACCTGTACTTCTACCTGAACCTCATGAAGCAGGTTCGGGCGAGCATCGAGGACGGGACCTTCGCCGATCTCAAGGCGCGCTATGAAGCCGCCTACTTTGTCGGATAG
- a CDS encoding YihY/virulence factor BrkB family protein yields MTSFDRASRQVKTHFSEGIWVRNTVDTPIYIRLWRSTWRLLYLVGFGFASNQTIIRAAALTFTTILSIVPFLAVAFSISKGFGLQNTEFIRTLILKLTTGRVEVADKIIEYIDRTNVQALGWVGVATLLFTVFSLVGTTEKAFNTIWNVRKGRSPWRKVADFFPVILICPLVLIIASSFNISLQQQEMVSGLLSVEAIGFLESVFLKLTPYVLITLAFMFMYAFIPYAKVNLSAALIGGVVGGVLWQMAQWLYINWQIGAAKYNAIYGSFAQLPLLLIWIYISWVIVLFGSQVSYAWQNINSFTKQRYFGQATPYERQKLAVLMMIILAKRFRDGSPLPSVQEYSDGLMAPAPLVTSLFCLLQRAGYVVLTDAVGQEVYAPARALDQVRVLDIVKVVNMEGVLRVYEEFSQKFGFLDNMFGELGKITESSEVNRTLLECVDTYSVDVLTVAPKDAPVCSA; encoded by the coding sequence ATGACCTCGTTCGATCGCGCCTCCCGACAGGTAAAAACCCATTTCAGCGAAGGCATCTGGGTGCGCAATACCGTGGACACCCCGATCTACATTCGGCTCTGGCGCAGCACATGGCGTCTGCTCTATCTGGTGGGATTCGGTTTCGCCTCCAACCAGACCATCATCAGGGCGGCGGCTCTGACCTTCACCACCATCCTGTCCATCGTGCCGTTCCTGGCCGTGGCCTTTTCCATTTCCAAGGGATTCGGCCTGCAGAATACGGAATTCATCCGCACACTCATCCTCAAGCTGACCACCGGTCGGGTGGAGGTGGCGGACAAGATCATCGAATACATCGACCGTACCAACGTACAGGCCCTGGGATGGGTCGGCGTCGCCACGCTGCTGTTTACCGTGTTTTCCCTGGTCGGCACCACGGAAAAGGCCTTCAACACCATCTGGAACGTGCGCAAGGGGCGGTCTCCCTGGCGCAAGGTGGCGGACTTCTTCCCGGTCATCCTGATCTGTCCGCTGGTGCTGATCATAGCGTCCAGCTTCAACATCAGCCTGCAGCAGCAGGAGATGGTGTCCGGCCTGCTCAGCGTCGAGGCCATCGGGTTCCTGGAGTCGGTGTTCCTGAAGCTGACGCCCTATGTACTCATCACCCTGGCGTTCATGTTCATGTATGCCTTCATACCCTACGCCAAGGTAAACCTGTCGGCGGCCCTCATCGGCGGCGTTGTCGGCGGCGTGCTGTGGCAGATGGCCCAGTGGCTGTACATCAACTGGCAGATCGGCGCGGCCAAGTACAACGCCATCTACGGCAGCTTCGCCCAGTTGCCGTTGCTGCTCATCTGGATATACATCAGCTGGGTCATCGTCCTGTTCGGTTCCCAGGTCAGCTATGCCTGGCAGAACATCAATTCCTTCACCAAGCAACGGTATTTCGGCCAGGCTACGCCCTATGAGCGGCAGAAGCTTGCCGTGCTCATGATGATCATTCTGGCCAAGCGGTTTCGGGACGGTTCCCCTCTGCCTTCGGTGCAGGAATATTCAGACGGCTTGATGGCCCCGGCTCCCTTGGTCACCAGCCTGTTCTGCCTGCTGCAGCGTGCCGGATACGTGGTCCTGACGGACGCGGTCGGGCAGGAGGTCTATGCTCCGGCCCGCGCCCTGGATCAGGTCCGGGTGCTGGACATCGTCAAGGTGGTCAACATGGAGGGCGTGCTCCGTGTCTACGAGGAGTTTTCGCAGAAGTTCGGCTTCCTGGACAACATGTTCGGGGAACTTGGGAAGATAACCGAGTCGAGCGAAGTCAACCGTACCCTGCTCGAATGCGTGGACACCTACTCCGTGGACGTACTGACCGTCGCGCCCAAGGACGCGCCGGTCTGCTCTGCCTGA